In one window of Marispirochaeta aestuarii DNA:
- a CDS encoding ABC transporter permease: MSDTAVNNRTPGELFKSFISIRWAWSYTGVVIVFLMVAMVSRSPFQTLAASISFASFFVLVGLGQMLVITNGPGNIDLSIPYTIALAGSFAMKVMGGMDSGIFMGILAGIAAGSAVGAFNFILIRFALIPPMIATLASSFIVRTLAIVFFRGMLIKPPRGLETFVNIKILQVPILFLLVVLLSFAVHLLLSRTAYGRGIQAIGQNTKAAWLAGVKVNYRKLITYTLSGMFAGITGVLLAAFSGGATLGMGDEYLLNSIAVVVLGGTSIAGGDSNVQGIIGASVLLYLIVNLLNIIGFGASLRYIVTGVVIVGIILAAGHGKGRK; this comes from the coding sequence ATGTCTGATACTGCAGTTAACAACAGAACCCCCGGGGAACTCTTTAAATCTTTCATTTCCATTCGCTGGGCCTGGTCCTATACCGGGGTGGTCATCGTTTTTCTGATGGTTGCCATGGTTTCCCGGAGCCCCTTCCAGACTCTGGCTGCATCAATCAGCTTTGCCTCCTTCTTCGTGCTGGTGGGGCTGGGGCAGATGCTTGTTATCACCAACGGCCCGGGGAATATCGATCTTTCGATTCCCTATACCATTGCCCTGGCGGGGTCCTTTGCCATGAAGGTGATGGGGGGAATGGACAGCGGCATCTTTATGGGAATCCTCGCGGGGATTGCCGCCGGTTCAGCCGTGGGGGCTTTCAACTTCATACTGATCCGTTTTGCCCTGATTCCTCCCATGATCGCGACCCTGGCCTCCAGTTTTATTGTCCGGACCCTGGCTATTGTATTCTTTCGGGGAATGCTTATCAAACCTCCCAGGGGACTGGAGACCTTTGTAAACATAAAGATCCTGCAGGTTCCGATTCTCTTTCTGCTGGTGGTGCTGCTCTCCTTCGCGGTTCATCTGCTCCTGTCCCGTACGGCCTACGGCCGGGGCATTCAGGCTATCGGCCAGAACACCAAGGCCGCCTGGCTGGCGGGGGTCAAGGTCAATTACCGGAAACTCATCACCTACACCCTGAGCGGCATGTTCGCGGGGATTACCGGTGTTCTTCTGGCGGCTTTCTCCGGCGGGGCAACCCTCGGGATGGGTGACGAGTATCTGCTGAACTCCATAGCCGTGGTCGTCCTCGGCGGAACCAGCATCGCCGGAGGCGATTCCAACGTGCAGGGAATCATCGGCGCTTCGGTACTGTTGTACCTTATCGTAAACCTCCTGAATATCATCGGATTCGGTGCCAGTCTCCGGTACATCGTCACCGGGGTAGTCATTGTCGGCATAATTCTGGCCGCCGGTCACGGGAAGGGGCGAAAATAG
- a CDS encoding SDR family NAD(P)-dependent oxidoreductase, which produces MQNLFDVKDKIALVTGSSRGLGLILARGLAANGARVVLNGRNPEQLEKTYKEMKGEGYDVYVSSFDISDARSIDAGIQDIESNFGPIDILVNNAGIQYRAPLEEFPEDQWRKILDVNLTGAFLVSRAVVSRGMKPRGKGKIINICSLQSDLGRSTIAPYAASKGGLKMLTRGMTVDWAKYGIQINSIGPGYFATEMTKPLKDDPAFDSWICGRTPSGRWGDPAELIGALLFFSSQASDFVNGQLLYVDGGITAAI; this is translated from the coding sequence ATGCAGAACCTCTTCGATGTAAAAGATAAAATTGCCCTGGTAACCGGATCGAGCCGCGGTCTGGGCCTCATCCTGGCCCGGGGCCTCGCCGCCAACGGAGCGCGGGTCGTGCTGAACGGGCGTAATCCCGAACAGCTGGAGAAGACCTATAAAGAGATGAAAGGGGAGGGCTACGATGTATACGTATCCTCCTTCGACATCTCCGATGCCCGGTCCATCGATGCCGGTATTCAGGACATCGAAAGCAATTTCGGTCCCATCGATATCCTGGTCAACAATGCGGGAATCCAGTACCGCGCACCCCTGGAGGAGTTCCCCGAAGACCAGTGGCGGAAGATCCTGGATGTCAACCTGACCGGGGCCTTTCTGGTCTCCAGGGCGGTTGTCTCCCGGGGGATGAAGCCCCGGGGAAAAGGCAAGATAATCAACATATGTTCCCTCCAGAGCGATCTGGGACGTTCGACCATCGCACCCTACGCCGCCTCCAAGGGAGGCCTCAAGATGCTGACCCGGGGGATGACGGTGGATTGGGCGAAGTACGGAATCCAGATTAACAGCATAGGCCCCGGATATTTCGCCACGGAAATGACCAAGCCTCTCAAGGATGATCCCGCCTTTGACTCCTGGATCTGCGGCCGCACCCCATCCGGACGCTGGGGAGATCCTGCGGAGCTGATCGGGGCGCTGCTGTTTTTCTCATCCCAGGCCTCGGATTTTGTAAACGGACAGCTTCTGTACGTGGACGGGGGGATTACCGCGGCGATTTAA
- a CDS encoding cyclase family protein, protein MASYYDLSYGFDEDCFHPFGFPFFRNVQHFASHGCRHAFATFSLHTATHIDAPWHMVRDGRRLDQVPLQELIGRAVALDLSEHYGPETPPSRGISAEQLQARLEKNNLSLEAGDALIVYTGRAPLFLSDPSRYYEEYCTLDEGASQWAADRGVRLIGIDAPDIDLRTEYTEQPFRAGNHRFLLGRGIYIIENVGGEITRVLDKSFELIPAPLKVQGEFASGAPVRLIGRL, encoded by the coding sequence ATGGCAAGTTACTATGATCTGAGTTACGGCTTTGACGAGGACTGTTTTCATCCCTTCGGGTTTCCCTTCTTCCGAAATGTTCAGCACTTTGCAAGCCATGGCTGCAGGCATGCCTTCGCCACCTTCAGCCTCCACACGGCGACCCACATCGATGCTCCCTGGCACATGGTCAGGGACGGACGGCGACTCGACCAGGTTCCCCTGCAGGAACTGATCGGACGGGCTGTGGCCCTGGACCTTTCGGAACATTACGGACCTGAAACCCCGCCTTCCCGGGGAATCAGTGCGGAACAACTCCAGGCGCGGCTGGAAAAGAACAATCTGAGCCTGGAGGCGGGGGACGCCCTGATCGTCTATACCGGACGGGCTCCCCTCTTTCTGAGCGACCCCTCCCGTTATTACGAGGAATACTGCACTCTCGATGAGGGGGCTTCACAATGGGCGGCGGACAGAGGGGTGCGCCTCATCGGAATCGATGCTCCCGACATCGATCTGCGCACTGAATACACTGAGCAGCCCTTCCGGGCCGGGAACCACCGCTTCCTGCTGGGACGGGGAATCTACATTATCGAGAACGTGGGCGGGGAGATTACCCGGGTCCTGGATAAAAGCTTCGAACTGATCCCGGCGCCCCTGAAGGTCCAGGGGGAGTTCGCCTCCGGCGCGCCGGTCCGCCTTATAGGACGCCTGTGA
- a CDS encoding ABC transporter substrate-binding protein, translating into MKRVIAVVLILSLFAMGTFAEGQKEGAGEKGGYRIALSNDYAGNSWRQTMIKDWETAAKIAIDKGIVKEAPVFTTNESSAAEQAAQIQNLILEGYDAIVLNAASPTALNGAVRQALDAGIVVVSFDNVITEERAWRLVTDFQYMGAAQVEFIADRMDSADILEIRGLAGTYVNDAIHEGAMEALKNYPKLKIIGEVYGNWTQSVAQREVAGILPSLSKVDAVITQGGDGYGAVKAFEAAGKKIPMVMMGNRYDEMTIWKEMKEDSGYETISISIAPGVATIAFWTAVEVLNGTDVPKEILLPPLTVTEESLDFHLENTEPGGVASIIYPQEWVQELIKNWKAGDPPPADPLPM; encoded by the coding sequence ATGAAACGAGTTATTGCTGTCGTACTGATTCTGTCGCTCTTCGCGATGGGCACCTTTGCGGAGGGTCAGAAGGAAGGAGCAGGCGAGAAAGGAGGTTACCGGATTGCCCTGAGCAACGATTATGCCGGAAACTCCTGGCGCCAGACCATGATCAAGGACTGGGAAACCGCCGCAAAGATCGCCATAGACAAGGGAATAGTGAAAGAAGCTCCGGTATTTACGACCAACGAAAGTTCCGCGGCGGAACAGGCCGCCCAGATCCAGAACCTGATTCTGGAAGGATATGACGCCATCGTACTGAACGCTGCGTCTCCCACGGCCCTGAACGGAGCGGTCCGGCAGGCCCTTGACGCGGGAATTGTGGTTGTATCCTTTGACAATGTTATAACCGAAGAACGGGCATGGCGCCTGGTTACCGACTTCCAGTACATGGGTGCGGCCCAGGTCGAGTTTATCGCTGATCGTATGGACAGCGCGGACATCCTCGAGATCCGGGGACTCGCCGGAACCTATGTAAACGACGCTATCCACGAAGGTGCCATGGAGGCACTGAAGAACTATCCGAAGCTCAAAATTATCGGAGAGGTTTACGGTAACTGGACCCAGTCCGTTGCCCAGCGGGAGGTCGCGGGTATTCTTCCTTCTCTGTCCAAGGTCGATGCGGTCATCACCCAGGGGGGAGACGGTTACGGAGCCGTTAAGGCCTTCGAAGCCGCGGGTAAAAAGATTCCCATGGTCATGATGGGCAACCGCTATGATGAAATGACCATCTGGAAAGAGATGAAAGAGGATAGCGGCTACGAGACCATCTCCATTAGTATCGCCCCCGGTGTGGCCACCATCGCCTTCTGGACCGCCGTTGAGGTTCTGAACGGTACGGATGTTCCCAAAGAGATCCTTCTGCCCCCCCTTACGGTAACCGAAGAGAGTCTGGATTTCCATCTTGAGAATACCGAGCCCGGCGGCGTCGCTTCCATAATCTATCCCCAGGAATGGGTACAGGAACTTATCAAGAACTGGAAGGCCGGAGACCCGCCTCCCGCCGATCCGCTTCCCATGTAA
- a CDS encoding M24 family metallopeptidase, with protein MIPRLTEEGCLGRRKQLLDSVTSDCIVLANPRHVCYYSGFLASELTLAGWGPNYLVLDRDGRSILLVNNSAAGNAEFAFADEVRSWTWYDAAVNPGKPVWREGLKALAALLEELSSGRQELVLGIEEGVFPSGAAPENTRLEDISDAVYRQRRAKDPDELDIIRAMVDITGKGHERARAELKAGIREIDLYGRIYESLIASAGETVNLFCDLISGPRAWRATGQPGTRAIEEGDPVIIDLNPYAHGYRADYTSTIVAAGKLTKTYRDLENALHRAIEAGEEKLRPGVPAGEVFKAVKKAIEAGGFGDFFDHHAGHGLGLGHPEAPFFVADSRELLAAGDVVTLEPGAYGEGFGARIEHNYLISDSGPVRLSSHDTSFLL; from the coding sequence GTGATTCCCCGGCTTACTGAAGAGGGCTGCCTCGGGCGGAGAAAACAGCTCCTGGACAGCGTTACAAGCGATTGTATTGTTCTGGCCAATCCCCGGCATGTCTGTTACTACAGCGGTTTCCTGGCCTCGGAACTGACCCTCGCGGGCTGGGGACCCAACTACCTGGTGCTGGACAGGGACGGCAGAAGCATCCTGCTGGTGAACAATTCCGCAGCCGGGAACGCGGAGTTTGCCTTCGCCGACGAGGTCCGCAGCTGGACCTGGTACGATGCTGCGGTGAATCCGGGAAAGCCTGTATGGCGGGAGGGCCTTAAAGCCCTCGCCGCTCTGCTGGAGGAGTTGTCTTCGGGCAGGCAGGAGCTTGTGCTGGGTATCGAGGAAGGTGTCTTTCCCTCAGGGGCCGCTCCGGAAAATACCCGCCTCGAGGATATAAGCGATGCCGTGTATCGTCAACGCAGGGCAAAGGATCCGGATGAACTGGATATCATCAGGGCCATGGTGGACATAACCGGGAAGGGTCATGAACGGGCCAGAGCGGAGCTGAAGGCGGGGATACGGGAGATCGACCTGTACGGGAGAATCTATGAGTCTCTTATCGCTTCCGCCGGCGAAACGGTCAACCTCTTCTGCGATCTTATCAGCGGCCCACGGGCCTGGAGAGCCACGGGACAGCCGGGAACCCGGGCAATCGAAGAGGGGGACCCGGTCATCATCGATCTGAATCCCTACGCCCACGGGTACCGGGCAGACTACACCAGCACCATTGTGGCGGCAGGGAAGCTGACCAAAACATACCGGGACCTGGAGAATGCCCTGCACCGGGCGATTGAAGCGGGGGAGGAGAAACTCCGCCCCGGCGTACCGGCGGGGGAGGTTTTCAAGGCTGTTAAAAAGGCCATCGAGGCAGGCGGTTTTGGAGACTTTTTCGATCACCATGCGGGACACGGTCTTGGCCTCGGACATCCGGAGGCGCCCTTCTTTGTGGCGGACAGCAGGGAACTGCTTGCCGCCGGAGATGTGGTCACCCTGGAACCCGGCGCCTACGGCGAGGGCTTCGGTGCCAGGATAGAACATAACTACCTGATAAGCGACAGCGGTCCTGTGCGCCTGTCATCCCACGATACATCCTTCCTGCTCTGA
- a CDS encoding ABC transporter permease — MENKLGEKRMSLRRKGRARDVLMPLMSILIVFVPILVLRPRVINYTGFNLLFNMAIPVALATIAQMFAMTISEIDLSIGNLVSLVTCIAGSLLPTRPLLGILLLFGIIAVYMLVGAVLYLRNLQSIVVTIGMSFIWTGLAIMIQPHPGGNVPEFLVGAMNMRTPVVPMPIFFLVILAILLHVLLFKSSFGILLRGMGGNRKAIEQSGHSMLKLQMAVFGMVGLFGILSGFALAGITTSADPNIARNYTLIAVASVVLGGGSFAGGTVSAVGVVLGACTMTLVGTLLTFLRISPDWQIGAQGIIILAVLFINSQLKKSGKVRYV; from the coding sequence ATGGAAAACAAGCTGGGAGAAAAAAGAATGAGCCTGCGGCGCAAGGGTCGCGCCCGGGACGTCCTCATGCCCCTGATGTCTATACTGATTGTATTTGTCCCGATTCTCGTACTGCGGCCGAGGGTTATCAACTACACCGGATTCAATCTGCTGTTCAATATGGCGATTCCCGTAGCCCTGGCAACGATAGCGCAGATGTTCGCCATGACGATCTCGGAGATCGATCTGTCCATCGGAAACCTGGTGAGCCTGGTCACCTGCATAGCCGGATCCCTCCTTCCCACCAGACCCCTGCTGGGAATCCTGCTGCTCTTCGGCATCATTGCCGTATATATGCTGGTCGGTGCGGTACTCTATCTGCGGAACCTGCAGTCCATCGTCGTTACCATCGGAATGTCCTTCATATGGACCGGGCTCGCGATAATGATCCAGCCTCATCCGGGGGGAAACGTACCTGAGTTCCTGGTCGGCGCCATGAACATGAGAACCCCTGTGGTTCCGATGCCGATTTTCTTTCTGGTTATCCTGGCAATTCTGCTGCACGTGCTGCTCTTCAAGTCCAGTTTCGGAATTCTCCTTCGGGGAATGGGGGGCAACAGAAAGGCGATCGAGCAGTCCGGGCATTCCATGCTGAAGCTGCAGATGGCGGTGTTCGGAATGGTCGGCCTCTTCGGGATACTGAGCGGTTTTGCCCTGGCGGGTATAACTACCAGCGCAGACCCGAATATAGCCCGGAACTATACGCTTATTGCTGTTGCCAGCGTGGTTCTGGGGGGCGGAAGCTTCGCCGGGGGAACGGTATCCGCCGTGGGCGTTGTGCTGGGGGCCTGTACCATGACCCTGGTTGGAACCCTGCTCACCTTTCTGCGCATATCTCCGGACTGGCAGATCGGCGCCCAGGGCATAATTATCCTCGCTGTGCTGTTCATCAACAGCCAGCTGAAAAAAAGCGGGAAGGTCCGATATGTCTGA
- a CDS encoding sugar ABC transporter ATP-binding protein, which translates to MKTIIELKNISKYFMSSRALHQVDLSIFEGECLGIVGHNGAGKSTMVNILTGTYPPTEGELYIDGELQPPGYDIFSANSQGIRVVFQELSLCPNLTVAENIKVFHPNISGFGWKKLAREMIISSLDEIFPDHGIHPDSVVSSLTLGQRQMVEIAKAFTAPDKPLRLVILDEPTSALDHKRSQQLIDYLDTLREKKLSVIYISHLLDEVLASTDRIVVMKDGIKVGVEETATSSRESIIELMGEAKADIAKESAAETALASKKDQGAAEKKLVIEPRKQNGEVKLRVHEGEIVGLTGLAGHGQTALLIELFDGRKNPDYQVHAPVTFLPGDRQADGVFPIWSITRNITVQVYNKVRKLFLIDSAREENIARRWRDEIDIKAGSIEDNILSLSGGNQQKAIFSRCLESSAKIVLMDDPTRGVDVGTKEVIYRRILKEREAGRSFVWYTTEMDELQYCDRLYVFKGGKIIAELLASEASEEDILKASF; encoded by the coding sequence ATGAAAACCATCATTGAACTGAAAAACATAAGCAAATATTTCATGAGTTCCCGGGCACTCCATCAGGTTGATCTGTCAATTTTTGAGGGAGAGTGTCTTGGTATTGTCGGACATAACGGGGCGGGAAAATCCACCATGGTGAACATCCTGACCGGAACCTATCCGCCGACGGAAGGGGAACTCTATATTGACGGAGAGCTTCAGCCCCCCGGATACGATATATTCAGTGCCAACAGCCAGGGTATCCGCGTAGTATTTCAGGAGCTGAGTCTCTGCCCGAACCTGACAGTGGCGGAAAACATCAAGGTCTTTCATCCCAATATATCCGGATTTGGATGGAAAAAGCTGGCCCGGGAGATGATTATATCATCCCTGGACGAGATTTTCCCCGACCACGGTATTCACCCCGATTCAGTTGTAAGCAGTCTGACCCTGGGACAGCGCCAGATGGTGGAGATTGCCAAGGCCTTTACCGCCCCCGACAAGCCTCTGCGGCTGGTTATCCTGGACGAACCGACAAGTGCCCTGGACCATAAACGGTCCCAGCAGCTGATCGATTACCTGGACACCCTGCGGGAAAAGAAGCTGAGTGTAATCTATATATCCCATCTGCTTGACGAGGTCCTGGCTTCCACGGACCGGATCGTCGTAATGAAGGACGGTATCAAGGTCGGAGTGGAGGAGACGGCGACCTCGAGCCGGGAAAGCATTATTGAACTTATGGGAGAGGCGAAGGCCGATATAGCCAAGGAATCCGCGGCGGAGACCGCCCTCGCTTCGAAAAAAGACCAGGGCGCAGCGGAAAAGAAGCTCGTGATCGAACCACGGAAGCAGAACGGAGAGGTAAAACTCAGGGTCCATGAAGGCGAAATCGTGGGACTTACCGGCCTTGCGGGCCATGGACAGACTGCTCTGCTGATAGAACTTTTTGACGGGCGGAAGAACCCGGATTACCAGGTTCACGCTCCGGTTACCTTTCTTCCCGGGGACCGGCAGGCCGACGGAGTCTTTCCGATCTGGTCCATAACCAGGAATATCACTGTTCAGGTCTACAACAAGGTCCGGAAGCTGTTTCTGATCGACTCCGCCAGGGAAGAGAATATCGCCAGGCGATGGCGGGACGAGATCGATATCAAGGCCGGTTCCATCGAAGACAATATTCTGAGTTTGAGCGGCGGAAACCAGCAGAAGGCGATCTTTTCCCGCTGTCTTGAGTCCTCGGCAAAGATTGTACTCATGGATGATCCGACCCGGGGAGTCGATGTGGGGACCAAGGAGGTTATCTACCGCCGCATTCTGAAGGAACGGGAAGCAGGCAGGAGCTTCGTCTGGTACACCACCGAGATGGACGAACTGCAGTACTGCGATCGTCTGTATGTTTTCAAGGGCGGAAAGATCATCGCCGAGCTCCTCGCGTCCGAAGCGAGCGAAGAAGATATTCTTAAAGCATCATTTTAA